The DNA region TCGACAAACTTGCGAAGGAGGGCGCGGTTCCGGTTCACGAGCTTGCAGGCTTCGCGTCGGCCCTCGACGCTCCCCGCACGGTGTGGGTCATGGTCCCCGCAGGGCAGATCACGGACCACGTGATCGCGGCACTATCCGACGTGCTCTCTCCCGGCGACACCATCATCGACGGAGGCAACACCTACTACCGCGACGACTTGCGGCACGCGACTGAACTCGTCGAAGCCGGCATCGGCCTGATCGATGTCGGCACATCGGGCGGCGTGTGGGGTTTCGAGCGCGGATTCAGCCTCATGATCGGCGGAAACGACGCCGACGTGGAACGCCTCACCCCGATCTTCCGCACGATCGCCCCCGGAATCGACGCCGAGGAACGCACTCCCGGAAAGTCCGGCGACCCGCTGCCTGGCGAGGAGGGATGGCTTCACTGCGGGCCCAGCGGTTCCGGTCACTTCGTCAAGATGGTCCACAACGGGATCGAGTATGGACTGATGGCGGCGTACGCGGAGGGCCTTAATGTGCTCAAGAACGCGAATGCGGGCAACCGCGAGGTGACCGCCAATGCCGAGACGGCACCCATGTCGAACCCGGAGTTCTACCAATACGACATCGACACCGCACAGGTGGCCGAGGTGTGGCGCCGCGGCTCCGTGATTCAGTCGTGGCTGCTCGACCTGACCGCAGAGGCTCTCAGCACGTCGCCCGACCTCGAGGAGTTCTCCGGCCACGTTTCGGATTCCGGCGAGGGCAGGTGGACATCGATCGCCGCGATCGACGAGGGCGTACCCACTCCCGTGCTGACCACAGCGCTGTACTCGCGCTTCGCGTCCCGAGACCTGGACATCTTCTCCGAGAAGGTCCTCAGCGCGATGCGCAAGGGCTTCGGCGGCCACGCGGAAAGCAAGCCCACCGGGGAGTAATCCACTCCACCGCTGGGCACCGGTTCAGCTCCTTCTGGTTTTGCCTTTTGCTCTCAGCGAGACAAACGTCCCGCCTCATGGCGCACATGCAACGGCAAAATTTGGGTAAAGTTCGGGTTCGGGTACTTTTGCGTGCCCGCGTTCCAAGGGAGCACATGTGAGCACCACCGCCGAGTCCGCAGTCCCG from Demequina lutea includes:
- the gnd gene encoding phosphogluconate dehydrogenase (NAD(+)-dependent, decarboxylating): MTTDTPMQIGMVGLGRMGTGLSRRLMKDGHTVAVNDVSTDAVDKLAKEGAVPVHELAGFASALDAPRTVWVMVPAGQITDHVIAALSDVLSPGDTIIDGGNTYYRDDLRHATELVEAGIGLIDVGTSGGVWGFERGFSLMIGGNDADVERLTPIFRTIAPGIDAEERTPGKSGDPLPGEEGWLHCGPSGSGHFVKMVHNGIEYGLMAAYAEGLNVLKNANAGNREVTANAETAPMSNPEFYQYDIDTAQVAEVWRRGSVIQSWLLDLTAEALSTSPDLEEFSGHVSDSGEGRWTSIAAIDEGVPTPVLTTALYSRFASRDLDIFSEKVLSAMRKGFGGHAESKPTGE